The following nucleotide sequence is from Triticum dicoccoides isolate Atlit2015 ecotype Zavitan chromosome 7B, WEW_v2.0, whole genome shotgun sequence.
cgtattatcatggaagtgtatttttttgtagtgcagtgTGTCTTGCCTAAAAAGATATGAAATGCCAAGAGGATACACCGACACACTTACAAAGTGGTCACATGCAAGCTCACAGTAGGATAGGAAAACACGAACAAGGTTTAGAAGTTATTTACAAGAATATCTGAGGAAAAGTAGTTTTGCATCTTTCAATTGAGTACCAAGTGGTTCAATTGAAAgtctttgttttttttctgaatatGAATTTCACACTGCAATAATCAGTCCATTTACACAATAAATCAGAGTCCCTGACTGAACCGATGCTTGTTATACCCGTATGGACCCTGCATTAGTCCATTTTCCACATGCTTGACGCAAAGCTGAATCAATGTGCTAGTTTTCATACTTTGTTTGGTCGGTTTCGGATACACTTATACTGAACAATAACAGCGAGCTTCCTACATACCTTCGGTGCTCTGCTcccttgtttttattttattttaatcgtTTAGATGCCTAGTGTGCCTTGCCTAAAAAGACGGAAATGCTTACTTCATTAGGATAGGAAATTAAAAAAAATGATATGGGTGTTGTGTTTGACAGCACGATAGTAACTTGTAAGGTCTGCTTGCTGTTGCTAACATACTGTATACTGCATATGCTAGTCAACTCCTAATCAAACTTTGTAGAAGTCTGTTCCAGTAGCACTCATACTTATGTTGCATATGTTAGACTACTCCTGATCAAAACCTGTGGCTATGGGTTGAGGCCACCAATTAatcttgttctctctctctctctctctctctctctctctctcactctctctctctctctctgcccagGTAGTGGTCTGGACCCGCAACCACTAGGAAGTTTGATCTTGGGGAGGGCGAGAAGACCGACGGATAGACGGAGCTTCTAGAGCCACTGGGAAGTTTTGCTCGCCACGCCGCAACCACGGTGGTGCTGATGTCCGTCCTTGGCTACAACTTGCACAGGTGAGCTTCCCTTGGGTCGAAACttgagcttatccttctttttcTGAAATGGAATAGTGCTTGTCCTGTTGCGAGAATATATGCATAAACCAGAACTATCACATAGGAAAATAGGGGTTTTCTGTTGTAAAACGACTGCTAGAAGGGAAATAATATCTCCTGCATTAGTTAATTGCAAGTAAAACCATCAACCATGGATCAGTAGCAAAGAATTTGAATGTAGGTTCGGTGCTTGatctgtttttctaatttctggttTTTTGTTTACTGTACTAGCTATGCCTTGATATCTAAGATGTTGACTGCAATGGGATTATTTTGTTCCGGCTTTTGTGGGTTCAAGAAATTTGAAAACTGGACCATCTTCTCTTCTTGGACAGCCTACCATGTCTCCCTATGTTTACTTGCATACCCGAAGATGCTACGTGAAAAGATCCCAGGAGGCTCTATGCACCAGGTCGTATAAATCACATGGTCGAAAGGAAAAGCTTCAGGTACCCCTTTTTTCTCAAGTGTTGATCCAGAACGCAGAACAACTACTTGAGGGACCTGATATATAACATTGTTACATAGTAACACTCTTTATATGTACCATCAAGTGATCTGAGTTATGCGATAAGTGTGATCGTTTTACGAGGATAGCAGCAAGAGCGACTCATCTATAACCTTCTCAGGTTGCTGGATAATGtctgcttcctccattcctaaatataaatctttttagagattccaatgcagactacatacggagcaaaccgTATGTAATCCGCATTGGAATATCTAAAAGCAattgtatttagaaacggagggagtagttgtcttTGGGTGGAGTCAATattatgctcatttcattgtggacTAAAAAGAATAATTTTCCTGGGGGTTCATTTATGATCTTTGTTATGTAGGATGGCAGTATAGATGGTGTATTTTTCGGATGAAAAAAGTGATAGCAAGTGCTCCTATAATCTTTCCCACCCCCTTGATACATTGCTTTTCGGAACTTCTTGTGCACTGTAATATTATTGTTTTCCTTGCACCCACAACACTTGTGTGTAGGTGTGGAGTTTGATGGTGATCCCAATTTTGTAGTAATTTTGTGGCCATCAGTTTGTTAAAGATGATGCTATAGCGGCACGCCAACACTTGGTTTCTGTGTCCGTCAGTCCTTAACTTTTGCTAGCTCATGTACAGTGGATGTGTATCTCAGTTTCATCAACTTTTTGGTTTTGAGCGAAGCATGTTGTTGTTTTTGACTTCTACTGGTAGTGCCACCCAATATTTAGTGTGATCGTGAGCAAAGCATATTATTTTTTGGCCACTCGGTTtagctgttgttgctgctgttgttcatATCAATGACAGTTACTCCTTGTTTATCTGTTGTCCCCAGTCATGGACTTTCAATGAAATGAGTTTTCAACTGTAAGATGCCTATCTTGGTGGACTTGCACTTTTCTTGGGGTTTTGCTTTGAGATGCCACCGCATTGAACCGAAGGATCTCGATGGTGCCGAGTTTCATTGAAGATATGAAGTTGCAGTTCTGAACTTGGTTTTCCTAGTGTGGAGTTCTGGGTGTAGGCCTATATGTTTGGCCAATGGGCCTCTTTCCCTGGTGGTTTGCCAAGATGTACATTCTCACCATACAGATTCTTGCACAAGCAAATACTACATCTGCTTGTTCGAGTTTCTGTACATCCTTTCTTCTTTTTTGGTAAATATATGTTGGCATGTGCAAATTTGTGGGGAAATTCCTCTGCTGCTATGGAATGGGTTAATGAAATTTTGGAATGAATAAGACAACTTCATTATTTGTCAAATAAATTTGTATTGCCATTGTCCATGCGATTCTTCCCAacgtgttatgctgccgaaatttctagTGAAAATTCCCGCCGCACTTGTCAAAAACTGGACCCTTTTTTGTCAACACTTCAAACTCTAGGGGGTTGCCACAAAAAAGTAGACCCTTCTTTTTGAAGATCTCAAACTCCAGGGGGCAGTAAGTTAACAATTTTAGTTAACATAAGAGAACACAAAACAATATAGTTTACAATTTTATGTTCACATGGATACTACAAAATAAAGgaaatttcaaataagtttaatatTACAATTAACAGAACATGAATCAATATAGTTTCCTCTTTCAGTTAACAGTAAGATAAATCAATTAAAGTAACACAAGTAAAATTTTGGACCTGCCAAATTAAAGTAACACTAGGAACCTTAGCCAAAGATTAACCTGCCTAATTGAATAAACATCTCAACTTATTTGGGAGCAAGCAGTGAAGTACCCTAGCAAATTTGAGAGTACGGTAGGAAATTAaagtaaaacaagaaaaaaaaatatACTACCAGGGTTATAAAGCAGAGCTAGAGTCGCCATCCGCAATCACTGATCCATGGATAGCAACGCCTCCGAAAGATCGTCGTCGTCGGTGGGTAAGCAGAGCTAGAGTCATCGCCACTGTCGTAGCCGTCGTCATCACCGTACATTCCGCCATCCGAGCCTCTACTTAAGCACGGGAGGAATCCGCCGCCGTCTACGCCCTCGTCGTCGCCTAGCGGGTCACCAATGCCATAGCCCTCAGGcgacctagggtttaaggggggagAGATGGTGGTCGGGGAGGCCGAAGCGGTTCGACCAGAACGGGGGTAAGCGACCGGGCCGTACTCGTCCTTGTCAGCGCGCGGGCACGTgccaatagcccaccccctaccccataaattggtggctgctcagagttagtacacggctttagtcgtttgagagcaacccacctccaaagcttttgagagagaatccttgtgaggacagagcccaaaccacccagagcccaaaaagtgtttggcatcactgaagtctttctgttcgtgtgatctgaagacttgttacacttgaggactgtgaatcctccagccggttaggcgccgcgttctgagcatccaagagtcattgtggattgccggtgaacgaagtctgtgaaggtttagaagtctaccttgaagacttaccagagtgattggaaggggactaggtgtccttagctcaaggggaataaggtgaagacacggtcttctgagttgaatctcagcctccctaaccagacatacagttgtcacagcaagtggaactggtcaaacaaatctctgtcctcccgaagctactggttctatctctcacttctctttacttacagtttgtcttcgtgaagtcattgcctgcttgcattatccgtttgacttcactgtgtgactacttgtcctgattggcttcatactatcttccatcccgatctttactacctagctgctaataggcttcgtcctttcacttcattgaatacttgactatggcttgtctagtgtagtctagctTCCGCTGCATACaaatagtgtcatttctattgtttgtcttcgaaactcccatgttttgaagactttcataaaaatcccctattcaccccccccccctctagtcgataactagccctttcacttGGATGATAGGTATTGATCTCGTGAAATGCTAGTTGTACTTGGATTGCTAGTGCTTGTGGCTATAGTTGATCTTGCAGATTGTCCAAAGTTCACCACATCCAAATTTAGTTCTTAGATGATAGTGTATTTATCTTGTAAATTGCTAGTTGTGCTTGATGCTTATATTGCACTTGTAAATATCCCAAGGTTAAATCTTCTCTAACAGGATATGGCATGGAAGGTATGTATGTATAGGTGCACAAGAAGCCTTTCGAGTGGACCATTGTTCATTATCTATCTGGTAAAGGGGTTCTTAAGTTCGGTGGTAACAAACTATTCTTTTTCATACACTTGTAACCATTTGTGTTTTTCTTTTAGTACTTTTACCATTTATCTAATGCGTTTTTCTTTTGCTTTTGTTGCACATATTGTCACATGCAACATAAGGATGCGGTTTAATGAATTAATAGGAGGGAGTGTGCTATTTGAGGGTGTTGAGGGGCACATACAACATtgaactggagaaagaatcaaaaaGGATCCGCGAGGGAGGCGAGGGATGGGACTtgttcattactgacaatggtctaACATGGGGAGAGGGGAGAAATgatatgtttttccatgagaggacCAATGCCCAAGATGAATATTCTCTATGCCGACAATGGCGAGGCTGGTGCATTTGATTCTACCGTCTTCGCCCAAACGATCAGGCTCAacaacgatgaggctagacacctcCTCGACATCCTACCACCAAGCAATATCTACATCGGAGTGCCATTTTTTATCCATTTGAGAAAGACAAATCTTATCAACAAACACATGATAATATGTTTTGTAAAGTTATTTACCATTTTATATTTTTTATGTCCATCACACATGGCGGTTTGACATGAGTGCTCTTTTATTTTTTCACCGACGACACCATCATAGAAATTATCTAATAAGATAGCTTCCAACACTATCATCTCGAGTGATGGAGGCCTTGTTGGAGTATGACTCGAAGCAGTGAGCGTCAACACCACTGCGTACAAGACGCACAGGGACGACTGCATTGTCGTCAGCAAGGAGGTGTGGGAGAAAATCATTGTGAGAAAAGAATCTCTACAAGTCCTACGTGGAATAACTTGAAGATGATGATTGTCATTGACATCAATAAGCTCCAATGATGTGAGGTCAATAATGCGGTATCAGATGTTTGCTAAAATACATCGTTATTTATTGATGATGAACCATTGAAGTTGGTGGTAATGAAGATGAATTCCTCCTCCGACAGAGTACCAGATCAGGACTGAAATCAAAGATCGCCCCGAAATGCGAAGTGTTGATGGCAAAAAGAAATGCACCATAAATTGGGTATGAGTTTTGGGGGTATATAAAACCATCAGGCACCAGAGGCAGTTGATGGGTGCCCTAGGGTCCATAGACGTCGGTAGCATCTGGGTGCCTACACAGTGCGCCTACGCCCCGTGGGCCACCCTAGGTGTTGGACTTTGGTCCTCCGGTGTCGTGAAATTTCCTACCAGGTTTTGTTGGAATTTTCATGGAGCTTTGGTTTTTCTTCTTCTAAAATTCAAAAATAACCAAAAAAACGAACTGAATTTATAGGACAATGCATACTTCAAGGATTATAGGCATGAAACATACAAAAAatttagataccttggagacgtatcaacatcattTGCTCGACCTCGAGCATGaagatgataaaaaagatattttttgtatCTAAATGCTACCTATCATGAACTTGATTAACTGATGCAAACACATTTAGCAAGTCTAAACCAATAATAAAGATGTTTGAAAATGGTTTGTATTAAAATATTAAACTACCTCAATGCATATAAAAGAAGTTCTCACATATTCTTTGATAGCCAAATGCATCAAATCAAAATCACCAATGTCAAAGGTTTAGAAAGAATGTCAATATTTATGGGCAACAAAACGATAATCTTCTATAGGTAGTATGTAAAGATGGAAATCACTTCTAGGTTAACCCGAGATACAGGGCGGAATACAATCACTTGTTTCATGTTTGTGCTATTTTAACCAATCAACATGTTATGAAGAATCTCAACATAATTTTAAATCACATGCCCTAATCATTGCCAGGAGAACATAATGAGGAGTTATAAGAAGTCAAAAACAGAAAGCGCTACACTTCTGTATCTAATCATTAGGCCAAGAGAAGGACTTTATAATCGATACTAATGCAAGGAATAGAGTTTACCATGTAGTTAGGCTGCACATCGAGCTATGAATGAGTGAAAGCTCTTGTATGCTTTTTCGGTAAAGCTCTCGTATGAACTAGTGGGTGCGTCCAATTTACTTGAAAACCTGAAGCTCTTTGAGATGGTTCATCGTTAAAATATGCAAACCAAGTTATATAATATGATGTGCCGACCAAAGTAAACTTAGGCATGTACCCCGGTTTCTATTTTCAGAAGGATGCTAACAACGAACCGAGCAGGGCACCATACGCCACATTTGTTAATGAGAAAGAGGGTGgctaaaagaagagaaaccattagTTATTCATTAAGGTTATTAATTTGATTCAATGACCTGAGTTCCACGAGGATATATAGCCCGGAGACGACGAACAAAAAATGTGTTCATTTGCCTCGAACTTTAGAGGGGTGAATGAATGACAATGACGTTTCGATTTGCAGAATACATACATTGTGCTAGTAGTCAGTGATTAAGGAAACTGTTTCTGGTCGAGCACGTACGGTTGATTGAAAGAAAGAAAAGGATCTCGCCGGCGCAGCAGCGCCATGCAGCACGGTTGAAGGCCGAGCGTGACCAGGTCCTTCAGAGCGGTCAAACGAATTTGCCCACCAACCAGCGCAGTCTAAATTCTCAATTCTGACCACACAGGAGCGGCGTCGTCTATCTCATGGCAAACCCACGTCTCGCCTCCGCCAAACCCCACTCCCGCCTACCCTGTTTCCCAGGCTGGCACACGGGTTCCGCCCAAAACCATCAACTTTTGCCGCATCCCCTCGTGTGCCTTGGCCTTCCCCGCTCACACATACGATACGACGACCCACCTACCATTGTCAGTCAAACCCACGGCCGGCGCTATATAAGCACGCCATGGAACATGGCACCTTCACAGCAACCAACAACATCATAGCATCCGCACCAGCTCAAACACACATAGTACACTATTGCACGCCAAGCTAGCACCCGCGCAGAGCACAGCATGGCTGTCTCCGCGCGCAGGGTGGCCTTCGCCACGGCAGCCTCCTTGGCCGTGTACTGGCTCCTCAAATCGTTCCTCCATGCACCGCACCCCGCGCTGCTGCCGGCAGCGGCCGccctcgtcgccgtcgccatcgccgttggagcgggaggcggcgccggcgccggcgctccTCCCGGGCCCGCGGCCGTGCCGGTGTTCGGCAACTGGCTGCAGGTGGGCAACGACCTCAACCACCGCTTCCTGGCGCGGCTGTCGGCGCGGTACGGCCCCGTGTTCCGGCTGCGGCTGGGCGTGCGCAACCTGGTGGTGGTGTCGGACCCGCGGCTGGCCACGGAGGTGCTCCACACGCAGGGCGTGGAGTTCGGCTCCCGCCCGCGGAACGTCGTCTTCGACATCTTCACGGCCAACGGCGCCGACATGGTCTTCACCGAGTACGGCGACCACTGGCGCCGCATGCGCCGCGTCATGACGCTGCCCTTCTTCACAGCGCGCGTGGTGCAGCAGTACCGCTCCATGTGGGAGGCCGAGATGGACGACGTGGTGTCCGACCTGCGCGGCGACTCCGCCGCCCTCGGCGCCGGCGTCGTGGTGCGCCGCAGGCTGCAGCTCATGCTCTACAACATCATGTACCGCATGATGTTCGACGCCCGCTTCGAGTCCGTGGACGACCCCATGTTCGTGGAGGCCACCAAGTTCAACTCGGAGCGCAGCCGCCTCGCGCAGAGCTTCGACTACAACTACGGCGACTTCATCCCCATCCTCAGGCCCTTCTTGCGTGGCTACCTCAACAAATGCAGGGACCTGCAGACCAGGAGGCTGGCCTTCTTCAACGCCAACTACGTGGAGAAGAGAAGGAAGGTGATGGAGACTCCTGGAGAAGACAAGAACAAGCTCCGATGCGCGATCGACCACATCCTCGCAGCAGAGAAGAGCGGCGAGATCACGCCGGAGAACGTCATCTACATCGTCGAGAACATCAACGTCGCGGCCATCGAGACGACGCTATGGTCCATCGAGTGGGCGCTGGCCGAGGTGGTGAACCACCCGGACGTGCAGCGCAAGGTCCGCGGCGAGATCAGGGACGTGCTCGGCGACGACGAGCCCATCACCGAGTCCAGCATCAGCAAGCTGCCGTACCTGCAGGCCGTGATCAAGGAGACGCTGCGGCTGCACTCCCCGATCCCGCTCCTCGTCCCCCACATGAACCTGGAGGAGGCCAGCCTCGGCGGCTACACCATTCCCAAGGGCTCCAAGGTCGTCGTCAACGCCTGGTGGCTGGCCAACAACCCGGAGCTATGGGAGAAGCCGGAGGAGTTCTGCCCGGAGAGGTTCTTGGGCGAGGAGAGCAACGTGGACGCCACGGTCGGCGGCAAGGTGGACTTCCGGTTCCTCCCGTTCGGCGTGGGGCGGCGCAGCTGCCCCGGTATCATCCTGGCGCTGCCCATCCTGGCGCTCATCGTGGGGAAGCTGGTGAGGAGCTTCGAGATGGTGCCCCCGCCAGGCGTGGACAAGCTCGACGTGAGCGAGAAAGGCGGGCAGTTCAGCCTGCACATTGCCAACCATTCCGTCGTCGCCTTCCACCCCATCTCAGCATGAGCAATTACTTCTTCAACCCAAAAGCCCGATCCACATGCACAATTACTCTTCGGATTACAAATACAGTACTACTAGATTACAGGAAAGTATGTCAGTTGATTTAAGGGGTTTACATTTTTTCGTTTAAAAAAGGAGGATCACGCGTGGCCTCTGCGTAAGGGGTTTACATAATGCTTTTCAGCTTTAAGAAATGAGTTTACATAACGCTTTTCAGCTTTAAGAAATGTACAGGGTGTATTTTGCAAATCGAAATGTTTTTCTGGGGTGCAAATCGAAATGCTATTGCCATTCATTCCACAATGTGAAGTATGGTGCTCCGCTCGGTTCgttcttagagcaactctagcagaccccgcatcctgccggcccgcaaaacgcgtttACAGTTCGCGCAAAATCGCTTTTACGGGCTGGCTCGGActggcacagatgcagacccccCAAATGGATTCGTAAAAATGTATATTCGTGGCCGGCCTCTAGTCCGGCCGCTGTCGTCCCTTCCTCCAGCCGGCCACGCCGGCCGCGCCCAACCCCGTCGGCCGCGCCCCGTCGCCCGCAGGCCATGccccgtcgcccgtcggccgcgtCCCGTCGCCCGTCGGCCGTGCCCCGCCCCTGACGGGCGCACCCCATCACCGCGCCGGTCGCGCCCAGCCTCGCCGGCCACGCCCCGTCGCCTCCGTCGTCCGCGCACAGCTTTCCGGCCACGCCCCGTTGCCTCCGTCGTCCGCGCCTTGCTCTATTGCTAGCCGAGTCGTGCCCCTTTGCCTGTCACGCCGTAGGATTCCGGGGGCCAAGCTGAGGTCATGGGAGGCCATGGCGATGTCGAGCTCGTCCAATTCGAACCGGTGGCGATCGATTGCGGCGTCTAGCGGCCTTTTCCGGTGTGCGGTGATGAATTTCGGCGAGTTTAGGGCGGATTCCGGCAAACTCCGCGGCGGCGTGTTTGCTTCGACGAGGTTTGACCGGTATACCGGGGCCCCTATATTCGGCCCTCCAACCTCCAAAGATAAGGGTTCCGAGTGTGAATTTGCAGTGGCCCTTAAAATTTTTACGGGTTGAACTACTTTTATGGTTTCTGTCCTGGACACTTTTTTCGCCCAAAACTGTAAAATGCAAAAAATTTGCGGGTTTGACCActtatgcggggtctgctagagatgctcttaggccttgtacaatgggaggtgcttagagagatgcttagaaaaataaactggatttttctgaagcaccggtgcctatttctacaggagagacgcttagttaagcgtctatccggtacaaataagcaccggtgcttaaaaaaaacctggtttatttctctaagcacctcccctaagcatctcccattgtacaaggccttagcgtCCCTCTAAAACTAGAAACCGAGGCATGCACGTAAGTTTACTCTGGTCGGCACATCTTTTATAAAACTTGATTTGTACTATATTTTAATGTTGAACCTTCGCAAATGAGCTTCGGGTTTTCGCATGGATGCA
It contains:
- the LOC119335496 gene encoding cytochrome P450 CYP73A100-like: MAVSARRVAFATAASLAVYWLLKSFLHAPHPALLPAAAALVAVAIAVGAGGGAGAGAPPGPAAVPVFGNWLQVGNDLNHRFLARLSARYGPVFRLRLGVRNLVVVSDPRLATEVLHTQGVEFGSRPRNVVFDIFTANGADMVFTEYGDHWRRMRRVMTLPFFTARVVQQYRSMWEAEMDDVVSDLRGDSAALGAGVVVRRRLQLMLYNIMYRMMFDARFESVDDPMFVEATKFNSERSRLAQSFDYNYGDFIPILRPFLRGYLNKCRDLQTRRLAFFNANYVEKRRKVMETPGEDKNKLRCAIDHILAAEKSGEITPENVIYIVENINVAAIETTLWSIEWALAEVVNHPDVQRKVRGEIRDVLGDDEPITESSISKLPYLQAVIKETLRLHSPIPLLVPHMNLEEASLGGYTIPKGSKVVVNAWWLANNPELWEKPEEFCPERFLGEESNVDATVGGKVDFRFLPFGVGRRSCPGIILALPILALIVGKLVRSFEMVPPPGVDKLDVSEKGGQFSLHIANHSVVAFHPISA